One part of the Dioscorea cayenensis subsp. rotundata cultivar TDr96_F1 chromosome 2, TDr96_F1_v2_PseudoChromosome.rev07_lg8_w22 25.fasta, whole genome shotgun sequence genome encodes these proteins:
- the LOC120272338 gene encoding secreted RxLR effector protein 161-like, whose protein sequence is MKSVPYASAIGSLMYAQVCTRPDIDFVVGLLGRYLSNPGKDHWTAVKNILRYLKGTKDYMLTYKRVENLELIGYTDSDFASCADDRKSTSGYIFTLACGVISWKSSKQTLVTSSTMQAEFVACFGAATQAVWLRNLIAQMFIVDSVNRPIQLYCDNISAVLFFKNNKSITGSKHMEVKYLTVKELVKKGDIAIDRIGTADMMADPLTKGLSPSVFEKHISNMELVKSFDIFG, encoded by the coding sequence ATGAAGTCAGTACCATATGCTAGTGCAATAGGGAGCCTGATGTATGCACAGGTCTGCACTAGGCCTGACATTGATTTTGTAGTAGGTCTACTAGGGAGATATTTATCTAACCCTGGTAAAGATCATTGGACTGCAGTTAAGAACATTTTGAGGTATCTCAAAGGGACCAAAGATTACATGTTAACCTATAAGAGGGTTGAAAACCTTGAGCTGATAGGATATACAGATTCTGATTTTGCCAGTTGTGCAGATGACAGAAAATCTACATCAGGTTATATCTTTACATTAGCTTGTGGTGTTATATCTTGGAAAAGTTCGAAACAAACATTGGTGACTTCATCTACAATGCAAGCAGAGTTTGTCGCATGTTTTGGTGCAGCCACACAAGCTGTTTGGTTGAGAAATTTAATTGCGCAAATGTTCATAGTCGATTCAGTGAATAGACCCATACAGCTTTATTGTGATAATATTTCAGCTGTGTTGTTCTTTAAGAATAATAAAAGCATCACAGGGTCTAAGCATATGGAAGTTAAGTATTTGACAGTTAAAGAACTTGTGAAAAAGGGTGACATTGCAATAGATCGTATTGGAACTGCAGACATGATGGCTGATCCTTTAACCAAAGGTCTTTCCCCAAGTGTTTTTGAAAAACACATATCTAACATGGAGTTAGTGAAATCTTTTGATATATTTGGTTAA